Proteins from a single region of Candidatus Saccharibacteria bacterium:
- a CDS encoding LssY C-terminal domain-containing protein produces MLGKLGRIRGLTINTVLLGQRILYFGGLIFLGYLVYRSLIDDLIDDWNPILPFLLLWLLTAYITLPRIHRILTKIYLPDYYIGRTRTADGLLSDPINLALFGDRETVIKAFELSGWHLAQPKTIQTMARILYAGIFKRSYPEAPVSDSYLFARKQDLAFERETEGNPRSRHHFRLWKTPEGWRMPGGHKADWVGAATYDRSIGITLFTAQLNHKIAENIDEERDYIIKSLEDNGQVKDIEIIKHFTDAYHTINSGGDRIRTDGSMPFVYLNQ; encoded by the coding sequence ATGCTTGGAAAGTTGGGACGGATTAGGGGTCTTACGATTAATACAGTTTTATTAGGCCAAAGGATTTTATATTTTGGGGGCTTAATCTTTCTGGGATACCTGGTGTATAGGAGTTTGATTGACGATTTGATCGATGATTGGAATCCTATCTTGCCATTTCTGTTGCTCTGGCTTCTGACTGCATATATCACATTGCCAAGAATACATCGAATCCTGACAAAAATTTATTTGCCAGATTATTATATAGGCAGGACTAGAACAGCAGATGGATTGCTCTCTGATCCTATCAATCTGGCATTATTTGGGGATCGAGAGACGGTGATTAAGGCTTTTGAATTAAGTGGTTGGCATCTTGCTCAACCTAAGACAATTCAGACAATGGCTAGAATACTTTATGCTGGAATATTCAAGCGAAGCTATCCAGAGGCTCCAGTAAGTGACAGTTATCTATTTGCTAGAAAGCAAGATTTGGCTTTTGAGCGCGAAACTGAGGGTAATCCTAGAAGTAGGCATCATTTTAGGCTCTGGAAGACCCCTGAAGGCTGGAGGATGCCAGGAGGTCATAAGGCAGATTGGGTGGGTGCAGCTACCTATGATAGAAGTATTGGTATTACACTATTTACCGCTCAGCTCAATCATAAGATTGCAGAGAATATTGATGAAGAGAGGGATTATATCATCAAGAGCCTGGAGGATAATGGTCAGGTGAAAGATATAGAAATAATTAAACATTTTACAGATGCATATCATACTATCAATAGTGGTGGAGACAGGATTAGGACCGATGGAAGCATGCCTTTTGTTTATCTGAATCAATAA